In Gracilinanus agilis isolate LMUSP501 chromosome 1, AgileGrace, whole genome shotgun sequence, the sequence TGGATCTGCAGCTTCCGAATGCCATAACCTACAGGCACCAGCTTGGAGCCTCCCCAGACCAGGCCATCCAGCTGTATGGAGCGGACACACTCCTCCAACTTTGCCATGTCTGTTTCGTCATCCCACTTGAGAGGAATCAAGGAAAGGGTTAGACGGTATAGGCCTGGCTGGGGTACCAAAACTTTCTATCACACCCCTACCCCGAGGGTCTTCATGTCACAAATATGTCAAATTGTATTTCCAAAAATTGCTTTGCTAAAAATATGTGGTTTCTGTGCATCCTTATATAAAGCAGCCTTCCTATCCCTCCACTCCACATCTTCCTTCTTATGAAGATAAATGCTTTCAACTTGGAATTCATGCTTTTGTTTTACCCTCTCACCATCTGAGATGACTGCCATTTCTTTACAATTTACAGTGAAAAGCAACACCCAAAGTATAGatataatttgcccagggtcacacaggaattCTGTGGCAGAGGTAGGGTAGGGAATCAATTTCCTAGAGGGAGAACTTGCATCCTAGATCCCTCCCTCCCAACAGAGAGGGCTGTTCATTGAAGAGGGTTGCCAGGGTCCTGGCAACTACTCCTGCTCCATCCCCCAACCCCTTCCTTCACTCAACCCGAGCCCCCAACTCTCACAGGTTTAACATCTAGAAGGATGGAAGACTTGGCAATCAGTCCCGGCTTCTTGGCCTTCTTCTCTGCATACTGCCGAAGTCGCTCCTCCCGAAGCCGGGCTGCTTCCTTGTCTTCTTCCTCATCATCGCTACCAAACAAGTCGatatcatcatcttcttcatcatccTCTGCTGGCTGGGTGGCTGCCTTCTTGGCGGGTGATGTGGGAGGCAGCTCCACCTTCTGCATAGGGGACACATGCTGCCCAGGGAGAAAGGAACCAGGCAGAAGGTCAGAAATTCGGCTGGTTCCTGAGGGACAAACCCAAAGGTTCCTGGGATGCTGTTAATGAGCTTCAAGGGATCCATCATCCAAGGACTTCCTTCATCCTTATTTGAAGTCTACTGATTCTTCCAGGTGATGGCTCCTTGCATCTGATCCTACTTCCCCCACCTCGGTCACCTGCCATCTTTGAACAATTTAGTTCAATTTAACATGTATTAAAGAAGGGAGGATACTGGGAAGAGCTGAGTCTGTGTAGAAGATGAAAATGGGGTAATGCacttgaggcagagaggaagGCCTGGATAAATGCATGGAGGAAGGAGCCCAATGTGGCTGAAAAGCATATAAGAATGACACAAATCTAGAGGCTCACAGAGGGTCTCAGGAGTTGATGTTTGACTTTATGAAAAATGTGAAGTTTGAGGGAGGGTAAGGCATGGACAGATCATTTGAGCGACCTCATCATGAAGGACAGATGTGAGAAGGAGCCAGGGGGCAATAATGAGGCTGCTCTAATCTCCCAGATGAGAAGgtagggggtggggagtgggggagcgGGCAGGAGGACAGATGTGTGCAAATACCAAGGAGGGAGACAAATCCTCCTGGATTTTAAGATACTGTCTGTATTAGGCTTGGACTCTGGTTTGAAGAGAAGATGCtctgttttaacatgtgttgGGGAAGCAAACATTCACCTGAGTCTGAGGAGCCAGAGAGCGGTGGGAAGGGGAACATTTCTCCAGGGTACTCAGCCGGCTTTCTAGCTTGGAGATGGTGAGCTGTAGGTCTTGAATCACtgcagaagaagaaaagggagttaCCCAGGGGAAGGCACCCCCAGCAAGGACAGGACTAAAGGGGTGTGGTGGGCTTTCCCCACAGCCTGTGGGGTGGGTGTTCACTCACCACTCCGAAGGCTTTGGTTCTCTACCTCTAGGTTGGAAATTCTGGTGACCAGCTCACTATGGTCCCCACTGGGGCCACTGGAAGAGCTGGCGGTTGTGCTCTGTAACGAGAAACAGTGAGGGGGCCTAAGTTGTTGGGCTGGAAGTCTTCTGGGGCCACAGAGAGGCagggggagtgggaaagagagaggtACAGGGACCCCAATTTGTAAAGGAGAGTAGGGAAGAAGATGTGATTAAAGGAGGTGATGACACTACAAGGAGAGGGGGTCATACATAACAGGGGCAATTAATTTCAGCATTGCTAATTGAAAATGTACAGGTTCCTCAGCTCATGTATTCTCATCTACAAACTCCTTCCCTTATTCCTTCCCCAACCCcatcccccccaccaaaaaaacaaaaaacaaagaaaccctATATATAAACCCTTTACAGATCTCATCTCTCCAAGAAAGCAGGATATAAAAGGGAAGGTGGGAGGGTAGATACTAGGCTCTATTCCTACAGTCACCCACAACTTATCTGCCATCTTTGCCTTGGAATGAAAGGGAGGTGCTACAGGACCCTGGCCTCCTGTCCCAGCAGAAGTATCAACCCAGCATTGTAAGGACAGGTTCTACTCCAGGTTCAGCATGCAGCTGATTGGCAAAAGAGGAAAGCTGCAGGAATTGGGAAAATGGGAGTTGGGAAAAAAGGTACAGAAACTTGGATCCCAGGAGAGAGCCCACTCCTGCCTGCTCAATTGTGACCAAAATGGATAGGGAGAGACTTGACCTGAAGCTAGGAGCATGGGGGACCTGTGTTTTCCACTCCATTATTGGTTGCCATGTGATCAATCATTCATATCTATGGTTTTTCCTTCAATATGTAAAACTACCTCACAACTATGGCCTTCCTCATATAGTTTTAGTGATGTGATGAATTAATCTTTGAcccaaaatagaaaatataaccTCCATCTGAGTGACAAGACAGAagcagcaaataaataaataaagcaaccaaaaaataaaaacccccaacaaaaaaaaaaggaatcccagaatcccagtgcctcccttttctttttgaagCTAAAAGATGCAAAAGCTAcagaataggaagaaaagaatttggggatttgaactctggccaGTTTGGGGGAACAAGATCAAGAAAGCACTTCACCCCTAAGGGGTACCAGGTTATGCATCATCTAGGGGAGTTCTGGGGCCACAGAGCCTTGGCTTGGGCTATTCCAGAGCTATGAACCTTGAGGGTGAACagccctctccttttccctccccagaaATGACTTACAGGACCAGGTTCAGCCTAGCTCAGGGCCTCAGGGGGACTTTGCAGCACTATTTTGAGCTGGAAAGTGGGAGGGGAAAAAGATTCAAGGATGAGAAGTGCAGGGAAGAAAGCAAAGCAGAGGTTGCTGAGAAAGGGTCATTCTAAGGAAAAGCAAGGGaaagggggggggcggggggaggagaCCTAGACAAGCCTGCCTAGTCACATATTTGAAACCACAAGTCTAGAGCTGCTTAGAACAGGACATCAGGCTTTTGACCCCCTAGGGACAGAAGTATTTGGTTAACATGTGTACAAACATGCAAAATTTGGAGGCTGGGGCTCCAGTGCCCAGCTGAATGACTAGCCCCAAGGAATCTCATCCAACCATACTTCTTTTTACCTTCCTCCCAAGTATTCCAATTCCTCTTATGTCTTTCTGGATGTTTTCTCTTGCTTGGTAACCAACCAGCTACACCAGGCCATGGGAGCCTTGCTCTTCTTTAGCCATTCCTCTAAGATATCTACTGCAAGTGTGGAACGAGGCAGTGTGTGaccagaaaaaaatctattagctAGTCAGTCTCTTCTCCCATTCATGGAGATTGCTCCCCAACACTTCAAGAGCAACCTTACTAACTACAGTCTTCTATTAACACTGGTCCACAACACTATCATGATACTATTATCCAGAAATATtccattgcctctaggataaaatccAAATTCCTTTGCTCTAATCCATCTATGAATAAATCCGACTAAACAAATATTCCCATGAATCTTGTTGGAGGAAGATAGGCCCATTGCTAGATGTCAGCCTCATCTCCCCTTACTTTCCAACACAAACTGTCTACTGTAGACAAATTGGTTTTCTGCTTCTCTCTTAACACCACATTCATTTTTATGTCATTCCATCCACTAGACATACTTTCTTCTACTCTTCAAGTTCTACTCATCCTTTTAAAGCTTAAGTCAAATTCCTTCTCCATGAGTCCCTCCATAACTCCTCAGTCAATAAAGATCTCTTTCTCCTGAAGCTCTTAGTAAAcattgccttaaaaaataaaacaaaaacaaaacttatcttccatcttagaatcaatactgtgtactggttccaaggcagaagagtggtaagggctaggaaatgggggacaaagtgatttgcccagggtcacacagctgggaagtgtctgaggcaacagAGGAGAAGGGAATTGAGCCCTCAATGTTTGTTGTGTTTTTGTGAGCTCAGTGGAATGCCCggcaaattctgtgactgtgCATGTGGGaagtagtgttttgttttttggcagctggcatatattaaaatttttaatttaaattggagtaaattttaaaaaaaccttaccttccatcttagaatcaatactttgtattggttcaaaagcaaaagaatggtaagggctaggcaatagaggttaagtgacttgcccagggtcaatagctagtaagtacctaaggtcacatttgaatccaagacctagCCCCATGATGGAAAACCTATGGCATGAGCGCCAAAAATggcacagagacctctctgtgcaTACACACATCACCCACCAGAGttagctgctcccttccccattctGCACTGTGCCTGCCCCCCCTCACCCCCAACAGCCCACTGGAAGCACTTAttccctcccctgagcagagcaCCTGGGTCACTCCCCTCCCTGTCTCTGAGGTAAAACAGTGTCGAGTGTGCACGTACATCTGTGTGTGGTGGGGGTGAGCACAGCATGGCACAAAATATCTAAAAGGTTCATTATCACTGACCTAACCAatttctggctctttatccactgagcctaaTTGCCCCAAGcactgtgtttttaaaaaagaaaacatttattataacTGTATGGAGACCAAACAGCATGATAGCCATTTACACTTAAACCACTTCTACCCCACCACTAGCCTTGGAAGAAGTTCAGCTCTATTCATAGGCCACCAGCTGAGAGAAATATCTCTCCAAAGACTGTCATTATCCCCCCACCCCTCCAAAGCAAAGACTAGAATCAGATGGCAATGGATGACAACTAGACTAGCCAAGGACTGTTAATATTGCCGAGCCTGAGGGAGAGCTCTGGTAGGACAGGACACttattttaccaagaaaactatacccaaaggatATAGTTAAAAGGATCATCTTAACTCCAAGGGTGGCATTCCACTCTGTTATACTGCTTTCATGTGTAACCTATTCTTAAGATTTTAGCTATataagttgtcatttgaggatttctttatggaggtgatctgtgaattctttcaatttctactttattttcttgattgaGAATACCtgaacagttttctttgataatttcttatatcaTGATGTCTAGGTTTGTTGTTTTAATCACGGCTTTCATgaagtctaataattcttaaattgtctctgctggatctattttccaaatcagttgagatatttcatgttttgttttttcattcttttgattttgtttcattatttctggatgtctcatgaaatcattagcttctagttgctcaattctgattcttaaggcctgattttcctccatcagcttttgagcctctttttcatttcttcttgcattgctttcatttctcttcccattttccctgACTCTTAACTGGTTGTTGAAATCCTTTTTTGagcttttcatatttttcttttggactttgcacatgtttgctttgctttcactgtctccttctgtgtctataccttgctctttgtttccataaacATTCTCtatagttaggtgcttttttggttgtcttctcatttttccaacctttttataggtaggctctgttctctGGGAAGTTAGGGTACCCTcctaaacttcagtccttccttgatgctctCTCCTTaactttatttctgggtttctgccagttttagttcttccaagatggtatatTGGCCTGAGAgctgggagctctgagagccacctcTCTCTGCTGATTCAGTTAACCCTTGAGACTGCTGATAGCTAAAATTTTGAAATTTCACCTTTAGGtgaagtttttggtctcactatgGGTTTAACCAGGTCAGGCACACAGCAGATTTTGCCTTGCCCGGAGGCTCTGCCTTGAGTTTTTTGCAAAAGGACCACGCACCCCCTTTGGGTCTACCAactaccccaaactgggatctatgtcctTAACACAGACCAGAGTGGGACTTCTGGCTTTGCtttgggcccacacagatcaggctgcttcagcacagactgccctgggTTAGGATTCCAGACTTCACTGAAGGTTTGCTTAGAATTTCAAGAGGTGTGCATTGGCTTGGACCTCTTTTTGCCCAAGCAGGGTCTCAGGATCTAATGTTGGCTTaggctcaggttcagaaccttGCACAGCAGATGTGGGCTAAGAGGTTGGGGCTCATCATTTGTGTGCTCCTCACTCTTTGCTGTAGCTTCCTGCTATCTCTGTTTCCTTCATAcctcagtgccccagatgttctctagctaccttttaggtttttctcttcttgagagttatttcactctgtctcctccTTTTTGGATCTTTCACTACTGTATTTGTTttatggcattattttaagattggttggagggGATTCTCATGGTAGTTTCCAGTTTCTCAgcttctactctaccatcttggctccacccccagtCTAACCTATTCTTAGAGAGCTATCTTGggcactaagaagttaagtgagcTAAAATGTGATACAGGCAAGTCTTGAGCTCTCCTCATTCTGACTCCTTGCCTAGCTCTTGGCAGCATATACTATGTGTAGTTACCATGTGCAAACATGTGTGAGTGCATTTGTattagctttttcttttgtcacttgTTCTCTGATTATTgcaacttaaattatttatatgtatatgcaggTCTGAAAGTACTACATACATAGTTACAGTTTTATATGTAGTTTTGGATAATTTTTATACATAAACATAGGAGGACAACCAAAGAACAAACACAGAACAAACTCAAAAGGACGGGTAGTTTTAGTCTTACATttactttttaagtagaccaattctttttgagcctcacaataatccAGTGGAATAGGTGTTTTAGGTAAggctattttgcagatgaggaaacttgaggctgagtggcttgcccaagatcacacagaccTGTACCTTCTCTGTCTAAAGTTCTGTACATCATCAGCCCTGTCGTGCTGTCTCTTCAGgatattttataggtgaagataGGGAGACTACTATTCCACCCAACAGAAGGGCATGAACAGTAAGGAGGCagcaaaatgagaagaaccaaaagTATAGATGGGGAATATAGGGAAACCAGTCCTGACAGGTAGATTCTAAGTCAATTGGAATTATTCTGGTAGACTCCAAAGAGAACTAGGTTCCACAAAATGTTcagatttagagaaaaaaaaatgagagaaatcagGGCTCTCCATAAGAGGAATCGATTGCTTCAGTGTGTAGGCACTGAAGTCTTTAAGCAGAGATTAGATGTGTACTTGCCAAGGATTACTGGTTTaatgataggggcagctggg encodes:
- the EEF1D gene encoding elongation factor 1-delta isoform X5; translation: MATSFLVHEKIWFDKFKYDDAERKFYEQMNGPVPVSSRQENGASVILRDIARARENIQKSLAGSTTASSSSGPSGDHSELVTRISNLEVENQSLRSVIQDLQLTISKLESRLSTLEKCSPSHRSLAPQTQHVSPMQKVELPPTSPAKKAATQPAEDDEEDDDIDLFGSDDEEEDKEAARLREERLRQYAEKKAKKPGLIAKSSILLDVKPWDDETDMAKLEECVRSIQLDGLVWGGSKLVPVGYGIRKLQIQCVVEDDKVGTDILEEEITKFEDYVQSVDIAAFNKI
- the EEF1D gene encoding elongation factor 1-delta isoform X4 codes for the protein MATSFLVHEKIWFDKFKYDDAERKFYEQMNGPVPVSSRQSTTASSSSGPSGDHSELVTRISNLEVENQSLRSVIQDLQLTISKLESRLSTLEKCSPSHRSLAPQTQHVSPMQKVELPPTSPAKKAATQPAEDDEEDDDIDLFGSDDEEEDKEAARLREERLRQYAEKKAKKPGLIAKSSILLDVKPWDDETDMAKLEECVRSIQLDGLVWGGSKLVPVGYGIRKLQIQCVVEDDKVGTDILEEEITKFEDYVQSVDIAAFNKI